One genomic window of Magnolia sinica isolate HGM2019 chromosome 3, MsV1, whole genome shotgun sequence includes the following:
- the LOC131240251 gene encoding putative wall-associated receptor kinase-like 16 yields the protein MTLHLLLLLIWLAAAAEDSAASQALVDCQEKCGDISIHYPFGIRDGCYRKGNGFRFNCNESFSPPKLFIGTGNVEVIEASLEVVRVKTRIIYSCYNESGGRVSSNYNIGTDLRKSVYTFSDTRNKFTVVGCDKFVLIGGSEDMNLNFTSGCTPTCASQGSMIDGSCTGIGCCRSAIPKGVKRFQLWRKDPNNPPHTWAFKHCSFAFLAEQDHFPFSVTNLSDPDFVNRTRALISVALDWRVGNESCEEARNLTSYACGNNSNCSDSATGPGYHCKCLDGYEGNPYLTNGCQDINECKKANDCTHDCINTEGSYECSCPDGTYGDGRKDGQGCIIKEKSFPVMKVILGVGSGLLFLLIGSSWLYWGLKKRKLMLLKEKFFRQNGGLLLQQQISHHQGSAETSKIFTAEELEKATNKYHESRILGKGGYGTVYKGVLSDNRVVAIKKSKIVDESQIGQFINEVAILSQINHRNVVKLLGCCLETEVPLLVYEYISNGTLFHHIHDQGHVSSLSWENRLRIAVETAGALAYLHSAASIPIFHRDVKSTNILLDDNYTAKVSDFGASRLVPVDKAEFTTLVQGTLGYLDPEYLLTSQLTDKSDVYSFGVVLVELLTGKTPLSFERSENERNLTMYFISSMKENRLFEILEARVVDEGGIQQLLAVAELAKRCLRVKGDERPEMKEIASELEGLRRFEQHPWVQQNVEETESLLGEASHYSAGNTTGDDSLKSYAILELDMPR from the exons atgacGTTGCATCTGTTGCTTCTTCTCATATggctagcagcagcagcagaagatTCAGCAGCATCACAAGCGCTGGTCGACTGCCAAGAAAAATGTGGGGACATCagcattcactatccattcggcaTCCGCGATGGCTGTTACAGAAAAGGGAATGGGTTTCGGTTCAATTGTAATGAATCTTTCTCACCTCCCAAACTTTTCATAGGAACCGGTAACGTTGAAGTCATCGAAGCATCGCTAGAGGTAGTGCGCGTAAAGACCCGTATAATTTACAGCTGCTACAATGAGTCAGGCGGGCGAGTCTCTTCTAATTATAATATCGGGACCGATCTGCGCAAGTCCGTGTACACGTTCTCTGACACTCGAAACAAATTCACTGTCGTTGGGTGTGACAAATTCGTACTGATTGGAGGGTCGGAGGACATGAACTTGAACTTCACGAGCGGTTGCACACCGACATGTGCTAGCCAAGGGAGCATGATCGATGGATCTTGCACCGGCATCGGTTGTTGCCGGAGCGCCATTCCAAAGGGTGTCAAGAGGTTCCAGCTATGGCGCAAGGACCCAAACAACCCCCCTCATACTTGGGCTTTCAAACATTGCAGCTTCGCTTTCCTGGCTGAGCAGGACCATTTCCCGTTCTCTGTGACGAATCTCTCTGACCCGGATTTCGTCAATAGGACCAGAGCTCTTATTTCAGTAGCACTTGACTGGCGGGTGGGGAATGAGTCTTGTGAAGAAGCTAGAAATTTGACGAGTTATGCATGTGGTAACAACAGCAACTGCTCTGACTCAGCCACCGGTCCTGGATACCACTGCAAGTGTCTTGATGGGTATGAAGGGAATCCGTATCTCACCAATGGATGCCAAG ATATTAACGAGTGCAAGAAGGCCAATGACTGTACACATGATTGCATTAATACAGAGGGAAGTTATGAATGTTCTTGCCCAGACGGCACCTATGGGGATGGTAGGAAGGACGGACAAGGTTGCATCATAAAGGAAAAATCTTTTCCAGTAATGAAGGTCATTCTAG GTGTTGGTTCGGGTCTCCTGTTTCTACTTATTGGTAGTTCTTGGTTATACTGGGgattaaagaaaagaaagctCATGCTACTTAAGGAGAAATTCTTCAGGCAAAACGGGGGTTTGCTATTACAACAgcaaatctctcatcaccaaggTTCTGCTGAGACAAGTAAGATATTCACCGCAGAAGAGCTGGAAAAGGCAACCAACAAATACCATGAGAGTCGAATACTTGGAAAAGGAGGCTACGGTACAGTTTATAAAGGAGTTTTATCAGACAACAGAGTAGTCGCAATCAAGAAGTCCAAAATAGTGGATGAAAGCCAAATCGGGCAGTTCATTAATGAGGTTGCCATTCTTTCCCAGATCAACCATAGAAACGTGGTGAAGCTCTTGGGCTGTTGTTTAGAGACGGAAGTTCCTCTGTTGGTTTATGAATACATATCTAATGGGACTCTCTTCCACCACATCCATGATCAGGGCCATGTCTCCTCACTCTCTTGGGAAAACCGCTTAAGAATTGCTGTGGAAACTGCAGGAGCACTTGCCTACTTGCACTCTGCAGCTTCAATACCCATCTTTCATAGAGACGTTAAGTCTACCAACATACTATTAGATGATAATTATACTGCCAAAGTGTCTGACTTTGGAGCATCGAGGTTGGTTCCTGTGGATAAAGCTGAATTCACTACATTAGTGCAAGGAACCTTAGGATATCTGGACCCAGAATACCTGCTTACAAGTCAATTAACAGACAAAAGTGATGTTTATAGCTTCGGAGTAGTTCTTGTGGAGCTCTTAACTGGGAAGACTCCGCTTTCATTTGAGAGATCTGAAAACGAGAGAAACTTAACAATGTATTTCATTTCGTCAATGAAGGAAAATCGTCTCTTCGAGATTCTAGAGGCTCGAGTTGTGGATGAGGGAGGAATACAACAGCTCTTAGCAGTTGCAGAACTTGCAAAGAGATGTTTAAGAGTGAAGGGTGATGAAAGGCCTGAAATGAAGGAAATAGCATCAGAGCTGGAGGGACTGAGAAGGTTCGAGCAACATCCATGGGTTCAACAGAATGTAGAAGAGACAGAGAGCTTGCTAGGTGAAGCGTCACATTACTCTGCTGGTAATACAACGGGGGATGATAGTTTGAAGAGCTATGCAATCTTGGAATTAGACATGCCACGGTAA